One genomic segment of Desulfobulbaceae bacterium DB1 includes these proteins:
- a CDS encoding 50S ribosomal protein L10, with protein sequence MNRDEKAAVVAELSDKFDKAKFAVVADYRGVTVSTFEELRRELKKNNAEIRVAKNTLLRRAVQGTPFEVMSDHLKGTTAVTVSYEDPVAPAKILTEFVKNHPELILRGGVLEGKHLSPDDLKALSSLPSKEVMLATLLSVMNAVPTSFVQVLSAIPRSFLYTLTALKEKKEQENN encoded by the coding sequence TTGAATCGTGATGAAAAAGCTGCGGTAGTAGCCGAACTCAGCGACAAATTTGACAAAGCCAAATTTGCCGTTGTCGCCGACTATCGCGGGGTTACCGTATCCACATTTGAAGAACTTCGGCGTGAGCTGAAAAAAAACAATGCAGAGATACGCGTTGCCAAAAATACGCTGCTCCGCAGGGCTGTGCAGGGGACTCCTTTTGAGGTCATGAGTGATCATCTCAAGGGGACGACTGCAGTGACTGTATCCTACGAGGATCCTGTCGCGCCGGCCAAAATCCTGACTGAGTTTGTCAAGAATCACCCGGAACTCATTCTGCGCGGTGGAGTTCTGGAGGGGAAACATCTGAGTCCCGACGACCTGAAAGCGTTGTCGTCTCTGCCGAGCAAGGAAGTTATGCTTGCCACTCTCCTTTCCGTTATGAATGCCGTACCCACAAGCTTTGTTCAGGTTCTCAGTGCCATACCGAGAAGTTTTCTCTATACACTGACGGCCCTCAAGGAAAAGAAAGAACAGGAAAACAACTGA
- a CDS encoding 50S ribosomal protein L7/L12 has protein sequence MSVSKEDVINFIANMTVLELSELVKEMEEKFGVSAAAPVAVAVAGPAAGGAEAVAEEKTEFDVILTSAGDKKIGVIKEVRAITSLGLKEAKDLVEGAPSPIKEGVSKAEADDIKAKIEAAGGTVEIK, from the coding sequence ATGTCTGTATCTAAAGAAGATGTAATCAATTTTATTGCCAATATGACCGTTCTTGAGCTGTCCGAGCTCGTCAAGGAAATGGAAGAAAAATTCGGTGTTTCCGCTGCCGCTCCGGTAGCCGTGGCTGTTGCCGGCCCCGCTGCCGGTGGTGCTGAAGCCGTCGCTGAAGAGAAAACCGAATTCGATGTTATCCTGACTTCCGCAGGCGACAAGAAAATCGGTGTTATCAAAGAAGTTCGCGCAATCACCTCTCTTGGGCTGAAAGAAGCAAAAGATTTGGTGGAGGGTGCTCCTTCACCCATCAAGGAAGGCGTTTCCAAAGCCGAGGCAGATGATATTAAAGCAAAGATCGAAGCTGCCGGCGGTACTGTTGAAATCAAATAA
- a CDS encoding 30S ribosomal protein S12 — MPTINQLVRHGRKKSVKRTNTPALQACPQRRGVCVRVYTTTPKKPNSALRKVARVRLTNGIEVTSYIPGIGHNLQEHSVVLIRGGRVKDLPGVRYHIIRGTLDTLGVSDRRQGRSKYGAKRPK, encoded by the coding sequence ATGCCAACCATCAACCAATTGGTACGGCACGGTCGTAAGAAATCGGTGAAGAGGACCAATACACCCGCCTTGCAGGCTTGCCCCCAGAGAAGGGGAGTCTGTGTACGTGTTTATACCACAACACCTAAAAAGCCGAACTCTGCGTTGAGGAAGGTTGCCAGGGTAAGATTGACAAACGGGATAGAGGTAACCTCCTATATTCCCGGTATCGGGCATAATCTGCAGGAGCATTCGGTGGTGTTAATCAGGGGTGGCAGGGTAAAAGACCTTCCCGGTGTTCGTTATCATATCATCAGGGGTACGCTGGACACGCTGGGTGTCTCGGACAGGAGACAGGGGCGCTCAAAATACGGTGCAAAACGTCCCAAATAA
- a CDS encoding 50S ribosomal protein L1, which translates to MAKRGKKYRNSVESLDRMKMYTLPDAVESLLKARYAAFDESIDVAVKLGVDPRHADQMVRSTVVLPNGTGKTERVLVFAKGDKVKEALDAGADYAGGDEFVEKIQAGWLEFDRTIATPDMMGTVGKIGRVLGPRGLMPNAKLGTVTFDVGRVVNDIKSGKVDFKVDKAGIVHAMIGKASFGVTKIQENLLAFIDKILQLKPSSSKGIYMKGVSITSTMGPGIKIDPMELRVLVKQA; encoded by the coding sequence ATGGCTAAAAGAGGAAAAAAATATCGAAATTCCGTAGAGAGTCTCGATAGAATGAAAATGTATACATTGCCTGATGCGGTTGAGTCCTTATTGAAGGCGCGATACGCTGCTTTTGACGAGTCCATTGACGTCGCCGTTAAATTAGGTGTTGACCCGCGGCACGCAGATCAGATGGTGCGCAGCACGGTCGTTCTTCCCAATGGAACCGGCAAAACAGAGCGTGTTCTCGTCTTTGCGAAAGGCGACAAGGTGAAGGAAGCTCTGGATGCAGGAGCTGATTACGCCGGTGGCGATGAATTCGTTGAAAAAATTCAAGCAGGGTGGCTTGAGTTTGATCGTACCATCGCCACACCGGACATGATGGGCACCGTCGGAAAAATCGGACGTGTTCTCGGTCCCCGGGGTCTGATGCCCAACGCCAAACTCGGCACGGTGACCTTTGATGTCGGCCGCGTTGTCAATGATATCAAATCCGGTAAAGTTGATTTCAAAGTCGATAAGGCTGGTATCGTCCATGCCATGATCGGCAAGGCTTCCTTTGGTGTCACCAAAATTCAGGAAAATCTGCTTGCCTTCATTGATAAGATTTTGCAACTGAAACCTTCATCCTCAAAGGGTATCTATATGAAGGGCGTCAGTATCACCAGCACCATGGGTCCCGGTATCAAGATTGATCCCATGGAGTTGCGTGTTCTCGTTAAACAGGCGTAG
- a CDS encoding 30S ribosomal protein S7 yields the protein MPRRRLVAKREINQDARFNSVLVSKFINGLMERGKKSIARSIFYDAMDIIEKTVKEDDALSVFEKAMENVRPKVEVKSRRVGGATYQVPVEVRPERRNALAIRWLVGFSAKRSGKSMAEKLASELADAYHNRGTSVKKREDTHKMADANKAFAHYRW from the coding sequence ATGCCCAGACGTAGATTGGTAGCAAAACGTGAAATTAATCAGGATGCGCGCTTTAACAGCGTCTTGGTTTCTAAGTTTATAAATGGCCTGATGGAGCGCGGTAAAAAAAGCATTGCCCGCTCAATCTTCTATGATGCCATGGATATCATTGAGAAAACGGTCAAGGAAGATGATGCATTGTCTGTTTTTGAAAAAGCCATGGAGAATGTAAGGCCCAAAGTAGAAGTTAAGTCTCGACGCGTCGGCGGTGCAACATATCAGGTGCCTGTCGAGGTTCGCCCCGAGCGACGTAATGCCCTTGCCATCCGTTGGCTGGTGGGTTTCTCCGCGAAACGGAGCGGCAAGTCCATGGCGGAAAAGCTTGCTTCGGAACTGGCTGATGCCTACCACAATCGTGGAACATCCGTCAAGAAGCGTGAGGATACGCACAAGATGGCTGACGCAAATAAGGCTTTTGCTCATTATCGTTGGTAA
- a CDS encoding DNA-directed RNA polymerase subunit beta, with the protein MKVNKRVRKSFAKVGEVIEKPHLIDMQRVSYEKFLQIDVDPDERDESGLQAIYKSVFPIQDFNGLCTLEFVRYNFGEPKYTVEECVERGMTFEVPIKITVRLVSYDLDPETDVKNIRDIKEQSVYLGSIPLMTKAGVFVVNGTERVIVSQLQRSPGLFYAHDGGKTHSGGKLLYSARIIPVRGSWVDLEFDAKDILHVRIDRRRKFPVSTLLKALGHSGPELLRFFYDTEKISFSGEKIFKKFNAAMVVGHRAPHDLLHPETGEILAKQNRKIGKALALRLQEAGIEVLEVDADSLIGQFVAEDIINSATGEVILPCNAEITESILEDIRQSGVQSMEILFIDGIKVTDSFRRTLALDKAETAEDALLEIYRRLRPSSPPTAEVAVKFFENLFFNPDTYDLSEVGRFKINAKLGLNTDIETKTLTKEDIMEAVKYLLRLKDSQGPVDDIDHLGNRRVRTVGELVENQYRMGLVRMERAIRERMSLQEVETLMPHDLINPKPITAAIKEFFGTSQLSQFMDQTNPLSEVTHKRRLSALGPGGLSRERAGFEVRDVHPTHYGRICPVETPEGPNIGLIVSLAGFAKVNQYGFIETPYRKVENRKVTDEVVYMTALKEKNEVFVPAIVEVDAKGVLVADNLIAREEGEVVLTSADKVTCMDVSPNQLVSVAASMIPFLDNDDANRALMGSNMQRQGVPLLRTAAPIIGTGMEKKVACDSGVCLLAGGDGVVEEVDANRVVIRYDQPGTDGFDTGIGVYRLDKYRKSNQSTCFNQRPLVLPGQKVVKNEILADGPAVEKGELALGKNVTIAFMPWRGFNFEDSILVSERLLRDDTYTSLHIEVFETVARDTKLGKEEITRDIPNVSEESLRNLDESGVVRIGAEIKPGDTMVGKVTPKGETQLSPEEKLLRAIFGEKAGDVKDTSLRVPPGVEGVVIDAKVFSRKGVEKDERTLTIEKMEIRRLERDHDDEVSCLKKAVKNSLAEILGQEKANSVVLSKNGEVLLEEGGKITTEILEKMALADVKRIDFTNREKLQGEVDLLFDRFDKQVDVVNERYKARIERLKKGDDLPPGVIKMVKVYVATKRKLAVGDKMAGRHGNKGVVSRILPEEDMPYFADGTPVDVVLNPLGVPSRMNVGQVLEVHLGRAAKMLGEQIQQLAEKNEIAAMKAKLQKIYSAKEYAELTDGLTDQDLLDMGRKMGTGIHIATPVFDGATEAEIRGMLVESGCEEVGQSVLYDGLTGDMFENKVTVGTMYIMKLHHLVDDKIHARSTGPYSLVTQQPLGGKAQFGGQRLGEMEVWAMEAYGAAYTLQEFLTVKSDDVSGRTKMYEKIVKGNNFLTAGLPESFHVLIKELQGLCLDMELLE; encoded by the coding sequence ATGAAGGTTAATAAAAGAGTCAGGAAGAGTTTTGCTAAGGTCGGTGAAGTAATAGAAAAACCGCATCTGATCGATATGCAGCGGGTGTCCTATGAAAAATTTTTGCAGATTGATGTTGATCCTGATGAGCGAGACGAGTCAGGGTTGCAGGCAATTTATAAGTCAGTTTTTCCCATTCAGGATTTTAATGGACTCTGTACGTTGGAATTCGTCCGCTATAATTTCGGTGAACCGAAATATACGGTGGAAGAATGCGTCGAAAGGGGGATGACCTTCGAGGTGCCGATCAAAATTACCGTTCGCCTCGTTTCGTATGATCTCGATCCGGAAACGGATGTGAAAAATATTCGTGATATCAAGGAACAATCCGTTTACCTCGGTTCGATACCGCTCATGACCAAAGCAGGTGTTTTTGTCGTGAATGGTACGGAACGGGTAATCGTCAGCCAGTTACAGCGTTCTCCCGGACTTTTTTATGCCCATGACGGCGGCAAAACCCATTCCGGCGGCAAGCTGCTCTACTCCGCCCGCATCATTCCCGTCCGGGGGTCGTGGGTAGATCTTGAGTTTGACGCCAAGGATATTCTTCATGTCCGAATTGATCGGCGTCGTAAATTTCCCGTGAGCACTCTGCTCAAAGCCTTGGGACATAGCGGCCCCGAACTGTTGCGCTTCTTTTATGACACGGAAAAAATCAGTTTTTCCGGGGAGAAGATTTTTAAGAAATTTAATGCTGCCATGGTGGTTGGACACCGAGCCCCGCATGACCTCCTTCATCCTGAAACCGGTGAGATTCTCGCCAAGCAGAACAGGAAAATCGGTAAAGCCCTTGCTCTCCGTCTGCAGGAAGCCGGAATCGAAGTGCTGGAAGTTGATGCCGACAGTCTCATTGGTCAGTTTGTCGCCGAGGATATTATCAATTCCGCGACAGGGGAAGTCATCCTGCCCTGTAACGCTGAAATCACCGAATCAATTCTCGAAGATATTCGTCAATCAGGCGTCCAGTCCATGGAGATCCTGTTCATTGACGGCATCAAGGTTACGGATTCTTTCCGGCGGACACTTGCCCTTGATAAGGCCGAAACAGCTGAAGACGCATTGCTTGAGATTTATCGCAGGCTGCGTCCGAGCAGTCCTCCTACCGCCGAGGTCGCGGTAAAGTTTTTTGAAAATCTTTTCTTTAACCCTGATACCTATGATCTCTCCGAAGTCGGACGATTCAAGATCAACGCAAAATTGGGACTGAACACGGATATTGAAACAAAAACGCTGACCAAGGAAGACATCATGGAAGCGGTCAAATATCTGTTGCGTCTTAAAGATTCACAGGGGCCTGTTGATGATATTGACCACTTGGGCAACAGGCGTGTCCGTACCGTGGGCGAACTGGTGGAAAATCAATATCGTATGGGGCTGGTCCGCATGGAACGCGCCATCCGCGAAAGGATGAGCCTGCAGGAAGTTGAAACACTGATGCCTCATGACCTTATTAATCCGAAACCGATCACTGCGGCAATCAAGGAATTTTTCGGAACCAGCCAGCTGTCCCAGTTCATGGACCAGACCAACCCGCTTTCCGAGGTGACGCACAAGAGAAGGCTCAGTGCCCTTGGACCCGGTGGTCTTTCCCGCGAGCGCGCTGGGTTTGAGGTCCGCGACGTTCATCCGACCCACTATGGAAGAATCTGCCCGGTTGAGACCCCTGAGGGACCGAATATCGGCCTCATTGTTTCATTGGCGGGATTTGCCAAGGTCAACCAGTACGGCTTTATCGAGACCCCCTATCGGAAGGTCGAGAACCGGAAAGTTACCGATGAAGTTGTTTATATGACGGCTTTGAAGGAAAAAAACGAAGTTTTTGTTCCGGCAATTGTTGAAGTCGACGCCAAGGGTGTTCTGGTGGCCGATAACCTGATTGCCCGCGAGGAGGGCGAGGTTGTTCTCACCAGCGCGGACAAGGTGACCTGCATGGATGTGTCACCGAATCAGCTGGTCAGCGTCGCCGCTTCGATGATTCCTTTTCTTGATAACGACGACGCGAACCGTGCCCTGATGGGATCCAACATGCAACGTCAGGGGGTTCCCCTGCTGCGCACGGCCGCCCCGATTATCGGTACCGGCATGGAAAAAAAGGTTGCCTGTGATTCCGGCGTCTGTCTGCTGGCCGGCGGTGACGGTGTTGTTGAAGAAGTTGATGCCAATCGCGTTGTCATTCGATACGACCAGCCGGGAACAGACGGCTTTGATACCGGCATTGGTGTTTACCGGCTTGATAAATACAGGAAATCAAATCAGTCCACCTGCTTTAATCAGCGGCCTCTCGTTCTGCCCGGGCAAAAGGTTGTGAAGAATGAAATCCTGGCCGACGGTCCGGCCGTGGAAAAGGGTGAATTGGCCCTTGGCAAGAATGTAACCATTGCCTTTATGCCTTGGCGCGGTTTTAACTTTGAGGATTCCATTCTTGTCAGTGAGCGGTTGTTGCGCGATGATACCTACACCTCACTTCATATCGAAGTCTTTGAAACCGTGGCGCGCGATACCAAACTCGGCAAGGAAGAGATTACCCGCGATATTCCCAATGTCAGCGAGGAAAGTCTGCGCAATCTCGATGAAAGCGGCGTTGTCCGCATCGGAGCTGAAATAAAACCGGGCGACACCATGGTCGGCAAGGTGACACCGAAAGGGGAAACCCAGCTTTCTCCAGAGGAAAAACTTCTGCGGGCGATTTTCGGCGAAAAGGCAGGGGATGTGAAAGATACCTCCCTGCGGGTTCCGCCGGGTGTTGAGGGAGTTGTTATTGATGCCAAGGTTTTCTCTCGCAAAGGGGTGGAGAAGGATGAAAGAACCCTTACCATTGAAAAAATGGAAATTCGCCGTCTTGAGCGTGACCATGATGACGAAGTCAGCTGCCTGAAAAAGGCTGTGAAAAACAGCTTGGCTGAAATTCTGGGGCAGGAAAAAGCCAACTCGGTCGTCCTTTCGAAAAACGGCGAGGTTCTGCTGGAAGAGGGCGGTAAAATTACCACTGAGATTCTCGAGAAAATGGCCCTTGCCGATGTGAAGAGAATTGATTTCACGAACCGGGAAAAGCTGCAGGGCGAAGTAGATCTCCTGTTTGACCGTTTTGACAAGCAGGTTGATGTGGTCAATGAGCGGTACAAGGCGCGCATTGAACGCTTGAAAAAAGGCGATGATCTTCCTCCGGGCGTCATCAAGATGGTCAAGGTGTATGTTGCCACCAAGCGCAAGCTCGCGGTGGGTGATAAAATGGCCGGTCGTCATGGAAACAAGGGTGTTGTTTCCAGGATTTTGCCGGAAGAGGACATGCCCTATTTTGCCGACGGAACACCGGTTGATGTGGTGCTGAATCCTTTGGGCGTACCTTCGCGAATGAACGTGGGTCAGGTGCTTGAAGTCCATCTGGGCCGCGCTGCCAAAATGCTGGGTGAACAGATCCAGCAGCTGGCGGAAAAAAACGAGATTGCCGCCATGAAGGCGAAACTGCAAAAGATTTATTCCGCCAAGGAATACGCGGAACTGACTGACGGCCTCACCGATCAGGATCTGCTTGATATGGGCCGGAAAATGGGAACAGGCATTCATATCGCCACCCCGGTTTTTGACGGCGCCACCGAGGCGGAAATTCGCGGCATGCTGGTTGAGTCAGGCTGCGAGGAGGTTGGGCAGTCCGTCCTGTATGACGGGCTCACCGGCGATATGTTCGAAAATAAAGTCACCGTCGGCACCATGTATATCATGAAACTGCATCATCTTGTTGATGATAAGATTCATGCCCGTTCCACCGGACCGTATTCACTGGTAACCCAGCAGCCCTTGGGCGGCAAGGCCCAGTTCGGCGGTCAGCGACTCGGTGAGATGGAGGTGTGGGCCATGGAGGCATACGGTGCGGCCTATACGTTGCAGGAGTTCCTCACCGTTAAGTCGGATGATGTGAGCGGCCGGACAAAAATGTACGAAAAAATAGTGAAAGGCAACAATTTCCTGACAGCCGGTCTTCCGGAGTCGTTCCATGTTCTTATCAAGGAACTGCAAGGCCTCTGCCTTGACATGGAACTGTTGGAGTAA
- a CDS encoding DNA-directed RNA polymerase subunit beta', which produces MDELFSFFNNEKKPFKFNSVRISLASPEKILDWSHGEVKKPETINYRTFKPERDGLFCAKIFGPVKDYECNCGKYKRMKHRGVICEKCGVEVIQSKVRRERLGHIELASPVAHIWFLKSLPSKIGNLCDMTLKELEKVLYFDSYVVVSSDEPSLAVGALLTEEQYRQSREDFPGKFTVGIGAAAIKDILKSLELNELSVQLREEMRQTGSEAKRKKLAKRLNIVEAFRDSGNKPEWMILDVIPVLPPDLRPLVPLEGGRFATSDLNDLYRRVINRNNRLKRLLELDAPEIIIRNEKRMLQEAVDVLFDNGRRGKVITGPNKRPLKSLSDMLKGKQGRFRQNLLGKRVDYSGRTVIVVGPHLRLHQCGLPKKMALELFKPFIYNKLEMLGYVTTIKSARKMVEKETKEVWDVLDDVVKEYPIILNRAPTLHRLGMQAFEPILIEGKAIQLHPLVCSAFNADFDGDQMAVHIPLTVEAQMEARVLMMSTNNILSPAHGEPIIIPSQDIVLGLYYMTRERLYAKGEGKIFSSPEEARIAYDYGEVHLQARVKVRINGELVETTTGRVLIGELLPDSIPFSAVNQVLKKKALAKLIDFTYRHAGTKETVILADRLKDIGYEFATQAAISICINDMQIPVSKEEILGKSENEVMDVEQQYADGLITAGEKYNKVVDIWSRATDDVAQEMMKELSVLYLRDKNKQLVETPSFNSIYIMADSGARGSKDQIRQLAGMRGLMAKPSGAIIESPIKANFREGLNVLEYFISTHGARKGLADTALKTANSGYLTRRLVDVAQDSTISEKDCGTLDGIMAEPLFEGGEVIQRVGERILGRVALEDIVDPFSGETIARAGDEITEDKVETIEYAGIDRVMIRSVLTCNSRRGVCVSCYGRDLGRGHMVNIGEAVGIIAAQSIGEPGTQLTMRTFHIGGTASRSVMQAEIRTLHGGEIKFQDLHCVKNNEGKLVVMNRNGEISILGTKGRERERYPVTYGAILDVNDGDVVEPNTLIADWDPYTIPIVSEVSGTVKFGDIIEGSTMQERVDPITGKASYVIIASKVAAMNPRISLKGDKGKTLKLEGTGTPARYSLPVGTIINVEEGQEIKAGTVLGKIPRETTKTKDITGGLPRVAELFEVRKPKEHAVISEINGRVNFGKDLKGKKRVIVTPEIGEPKEYLIPKGKHISVHEGDYVKAGEPLMDGSPDPNDILRVMGVKELAKFLVNEIQEVYRLQGVKINDKHIEVIVRQMLRRVHITRVGDSTFMLGEQVEAWKFNEENEKILREGGRPAVAEPLLLGVTKASLSTDSFISAASFQETTKVLTNAAMAGKFDDLSGLKENVIMGRLVPAGTGLERYSMEE; this is translated from the coding sequence GTGGATGAACTTTTCAGCTTTTTTAATAATGAAAAAAAGCCTTTTAAATTTAATTCTGTCCGGATTTCTCTCGCCTCTCCGGAAAAAATTCTCGACTGGTCACACGGAGAAGTAAAAAAACCGGAGACGATTAATTACAGAACATTCAAACCGGAACGCGACGGGCTTTTCTGCGCGAAAATATTCGGTCCCGTCAAGGATTATGAATGTAATTGCGGCAAGTATAAGCGGATGAAGCATCGCGGCGTAATCTGCGAAAAATGCGGGGTCGAAGTCATTCAGTCCAAAGTGCGGCGTGAAAGGCTCGGTCATATTGAACTTGCTTCCCCGGTTGCCCATATCTGGTTTTTGAAAAGTCTCCCGAGTAAAATCGGCAATCTCTGCGACATGACGCTCAAGGAATTGGAAAAGGTTCTTTATTTCGATTCCTATGTCGTTGTTTCTTCCGATGAGCCGTCCCTGGCGGTCGGCGCCTTGCTCACCGAGGAGCAGTATCGACAGAGCCGTGAGGACTTTCCCGGCAAATTCACCGTGGGCATTGGTGCCGCGGCTATCAAGGATATCCTGAAAAGCCTCGAACTTAATGAGCTGTCCGTGCAGTTGCGGGAAGAAATGCGGCAAACCGGCTCCGAGGCCAAACGCAAGAAGCTGGCAAAACGGTTGAATATCGTCGAGGCATTCCGTGATTCGGGCAACAAGCCCGAATGGATGATCCTTGACGTCATCCCTGTTCTTCCTCCGGACCTGCGCCCCCTGGTGCCCCTGGAGGGAGGTCGTTTTGCCACCTCGGATTTGAATGATCTTTATCGTCGGGTTATTAACCGCAACAACCGCTTAAAAAGGCTGCTTGAGCTTGACGCCCCGGAAATTATTATCCGCAATGAAAAGCGCATGCTGCAGGAAGCGGTTGACGTGCTGTTTGACAACGGCCGCCGAGGCAAGGTCATTACCGGCCCCAACAAGCGGCCGCTCAAATCCTTAAGCGACATGCTGAAAGGGAAACAGGGCCGATTCCGGCAGAATCTTCTCGGGAAACGCGTTGATTACTCCGGCCGTACCGTTATTGTTGTCGGCCCGCATCTGCGTCTTCATCAGTGCGGTCTGCCCAAAAAAATGGCCCTGGAGCTTTTTAAGCCGTTTATCTACAACAAGCTGGAAATGCTCGGCTACGTGACCACCATTAAAAGCGCGAGAAAGATGGTGGAAAAAGAAACAAAAGAGGTATGGGACGTTCTCGATGATGTTGTCAAGGAATATCCGATCATCCTCAACCGTGCTCCAACCCTGCATCGCCTCGGCATGCAGGCTTTCGAGCCTATCCTGATCGAGGGCAAGGCCATCCAGCTGCATCCCCTGGTTTGTTCCGCTTTCAATGCCGATTTCGACGGTGATCAGATGGCGGTCCATATCCCTTTGACGGTCGAAGCGCAGATGGAGGCGCGGGTGTTGATGATGTCCACCAACAACATCCTCTCCCCGGCCCATGGCGAGCCGATCATCATTCCCAGTCAGGATATTGTTCTCGGTCTCTATTACATGACTAGGGAAAGATTGTATGCCAAGGGTGAGGGTAAAATTTTCTCCTCGCCCGAAGAAGCCCGGATCGCCTATGATTACGGCGAAGTGCATCTGCAGGCGCGGGTGAAGGTGCGCATTAATGGTGAACTTGTTGAGACAACCACCGGCCGTGTTCTTATCGGCGAGCTCTTGCCCGATTCGATTCCTTTTTCCGCCGTGAATCAGGTTCTCAAGAAAAAGGCGTTGGCCAAGTTAATCGATTTTACCTATCGGCATGCCGGGACCAAGGAGACAGTCATCCTGGCCGACCGACTGAAGGATATCGGTTACGAGTTCGCCACCCAGGCTGCTATCTCCATTTGCATCAATGATATGCAGATTCCGGTCAGCAAGGAGGAAATTCTGGGCAAGTCGGAAAATGAAGTCATGGATGTTGAGCAGCAATATGCCGATGGTTTGATTACGGCCGGCGAGAAATACAACAAGGTTGTCGATATCTGGTCCAGGGCCACCGACGATGTTGCCCAGGAGATGATGAAGGAGCTGTCCGTCCTTTATCTGCGTGACAAGAATAAACAGCTGGTGGAAACACCGAGCTTTAATTCCATCTATATCATGGCCGACTCGGGCGCCAGGGGCAGCAAGGACCAGATCCGCCAGCTCGCCGGTATGCGCGGCCTCATGGCCAAACCTTCCGGTGCCATTATCGAATCACCCATCAAGGCCAACTTCCGCGAGGGGTTGAATGTTCTGGAGTACTTTATTTCCACCCATGGTGCACGGAAAGGTCTTGCCGATACCGCTCTTAAAACAGCCAACTCCGGATATCTGACCAGGAGACTGGTTGATGTTGCCCAGGATTCCACCATTTCGGAGAAAGATTGCGGCACCCTGGACGGCATTATGGCTGAGCCGCTGTTTGAAGGCGGCGAGGTGATTCAGCGTGTTGGTGAACGTATTCTCGGACGTGTCGCCCTGGAGGATATCGTTGATCCCTTCTCCGGTGAAACCATTGCCAGGGCCGGAGATGAAATAACCGAAGACAAGGTCGAAACCATAGAATATGCGGGTATCGATAGGGTCATGATTCGTTCGGTTCTGACCTGCAACTCCCGTCGTGGTGTCTGTGTTTCCTGCTATGGACGTGATCTTGGCCGCGGTCACATGGTCAATATCGGTGAGGCCGTCGGCATTATCGCCGCCCAGTCCATTGGTGAGCCTGGAACACAGTTGACCATGCGCACATTCCATATCGGCGGCACGGCGAGCAGAAGTGTTATGCAAGCGGAGATCCGCACCCTGCATGGCGGCGAAATAAAGTTTCAGGATCTTCATTGTGTCAAGAACAATGAAGGAAAGCTGGTTGTCATGAACCGCAACGGCGAGATCAGCATCCTCGGGACCAAGGGCCGTGAGCGGGAAAGATATCCGGTGACCTATGGCGCGATTTTAGACGTCAACGATGGTGATGTGGTTGAGCCGAATACCTTGATTGCCGACTGGGATCCTTATACCATCCCGATTGTCAGCGAGGTATCGGGTACGGTTAAATTCGGCGACATTATCGAGGGTTCGACCATGCAGGAAAGGGTTGACCCGATTACCGGCAAGGCAAGTTACGTAATTATCGCCTCCAAGGTTGCGGCAATGAACCCGCGTATTTCACTCAAGGGCGACAAGGGTAAAACCTTGAAGCTTGAAGGGACGGGCACGCCTGCCCGTTATTCCCTGCCGGTGGGAACCATCATCAACGTCGAGGAAGGTCAGGAAATTAAGGCTGGTACCGTTCTCGGCAAGATCCCTCGCGAGACGACAAAAACCAAGGACATCACCGGTGGTTTGCCGCGGGTTGCCGAATTGTTCGAGGTGCGAAAACCCAAGGAACATGCGGTGATCAGTGAAATCAATGGCCGGGTGAATTTCGGCAAGGATCTCAAGGGGAAAAAACGGGTTATCGTGACACCTGAGATCGGTGAACCCAAAGAATATCTGATTCCAAAAGGAAAACACATCAGCGTTCATGAAGGGGACTATGTCAAGGCAGGCGAACCGCTGATGGATGGTTCTCCGGATCCCAATGACATTCTTCGCGTCATGGGCGTCAAGGAGCTGGCTAAATTTCTCGTGAATGAGATCCAGGAAGTCTACCGTCTCCAGGGTGTCAAAATCAACGACAAGCACATTGAGGTCATCGTTCGCCAGATGTTGCGCCGTGTCCATATTACCCGGGTCGGCGACAGCACCTTTATGCTCGGAGAGCAGGTTGAGGCCTGGAAGTTTAATGAAGAAAATGAAAAAATACTCAGGGAAGGCGGACGTCCAGCGGTTGCCGAACCGTTGCTGCTCGGCGTCACCAAGGCTTCCCTCAGTACGGACAGTTTCATTTCCGCCGCTTCATTCCAGGAAACGACCAAGGTTCTCACCAATGCTGCCATGGCCGGCAAGTTTGATGATTTGAGCGGTTTGAAGGAAAATGTTATCATGGGTCGGCTTGTCCCTGCCGGCACAGGTCTTGAGCGTTATTCCATGGAGGAATAG